The Thermoproteota archaeon genomic interval AGAGATGAGAGAAGGGCGATTATCGAAGAGGCTGTGGAGCTATCCAATAAGCTGAAAGAGAGGCTGGGAGAGGTTACGATCGTGCTATACGGCAGTTACGCTAGGGGCGACTTTAACCTATGGAGCGATGTGGACTTGATCGTCATATCGGACGCCTTTGTGGGGGTACCATTCCTCGAGAGGGTGGACCTGATAGTCGATCTCCTTCCTCCCAGATTCGAGGTAAGGTGTTTAACACCCCAAGAAGCCCTTTCCCAATTTGAGAAAACTTGGTGGAAGAAGATACTGAGGGAGGCTGTGGTAGTGAGGGATGATCTCCACCTCCTGAGCTGAGGCTCTCGGCAGTCACCTACTTCCCCGTCAACTATCCCCCAGCACTCCAAAACCTGTTGTGTATAGTCGGGTTTTACCGCTTACTTAATCCGGGGATCCTAGGATCGTGCGTATAGGTGTGATTGGAGCTTCCCAAGCGGTGAAGCCCTCACAATTGTCGAGAATCGGTTAATTCTTAGGTGATCGGGGGCCATGAGGAACCCTTTCACTAGGGGGACGTCATAGAATTTCAGCTATGGTAGGGGATGATCAGGACATGTCTGCTATCTCGAAGAATCGATGATGGGTATTATCCTTACATCCAGCTTGTCCGCCAGCTCCCTAGCCCCTTCATCAATCAGACCTCCTATTATCACCAATGACGGCTTGATTCCAATCTTCCGCTCGTAGAGTTCCCCTATCCTGTGGAGCTCGGCCACATCCCCCTTCGAGACCCTTGACTTCACCTCTACGAGGATGTGCTTGCCGTCCTTGACCAGTACGTCGACCTCCACCTCGCTCGGATGGCCATAGACCAGACCCTCATCGTCCTCCATCACGAACCTGCCCACATCGGCGACGCCGAACTCCTCCTCTAATAAGTGTCTCAGCCCCTCTCTGAACGATGTCTCGGATATAACCCCAAACCTGTGGGCTATGACGTTTACTGTCCTCCTGAGCACCTCCTGACTCTCCTTCAATCCCTCCACGCTTTCCTTAAGCTCCTTCTGACCGCTCTCCAGCTCCTCCTGCCCCTTCTTCAGCCCCTCAACGCTCTCCTTCAATCCCTCCACGCTTTCCTTAAGCTCCTTCTGACCGCTCTCCAGCTCAACTATACGCTCAAGAATTTCTTTGTAACCTAT includes:
- a CDS encoding nucleotidyltransferase domain-containing protein: MRKLLERRRDERRAIIEEAVELSNKLKERLGEVTIVLYGSYARGDFNLWSDVDLIVISDAFVGVPFLERVDLIVDLLPPRFEVRCLTPQEALSQFEKTWWKKILREAVVVRDDLHLLS
- a CDS encoding DUF3782 domain-containing protein — protein: MSLSAEEKKKFLKALEEDEEFKFAVAGLIGYKEILERIVELESGQKELKESVEGLKESVEGLKKGQEELESGQKELKESVEGLKESQEVLRRTVNVIAHRFGVISETSFREGLRHLLEEEFGVADVGRFVMEDDEGLVYGHPSEVEVDVLVKDGKHILVEVKSRVSKGDVAELHRIGELYERKIGIKPSLVIIGGLIDEGARELADKLDVRIIPIIDSSR